A genome region from Streptomyces antimycoticus includes the following:
- a CDS encoding MerR family transcriptional regulator produces the protein MRIGELAERAGTTTRTLRYYESLGLLPARRTGNGYRSYDEDDLRLLQQIRVLQDFGFELEETRPFVECLRSGHPAGDSCPASLEVYRRKLAELDECIGRLSAIRERVGTQLAQAELARAELEAAATAPEGAPEPRCELTPPGP, from the coding sequence ATGCGGATCGGAGAGCTGGCCGAACGGGCGGGTACCACCACCCGCACCCTGCGCTATTACGAGTCGCTCGGGCTGCTGCCCGCGCGCCGCACCGGCAATGGGTACCGGTCGTACGACGAGGACGATCTGCGGCTGCTCCAGCAGATCCGCGTACTGCAGGACTTCGGCTTCGAGCTGGAGGAGACGCGCCCGTTCGTCGAATGCCTGCGATCCGGCCATCCGGCCGGTGACTCCTGCCCCGCCTCGCTGGAGGTCTACCGGCGCAAGCTGGCCGAGCTGGACGAGTGCATCGGCCGGCTGAGCGCCATCCGGGAGCGGGTCGGGACCCAGCTCGCGCAGGCGGAGCTGGCCCGCGCGGAGCTGGAGGCCGCGGCGACGGCGCCCGAAGGGGCCCCGGAGCCGCGCTGCGAGCTGACGCCGCCCGGGCCGTGA
- the def gene encoding peptide deformylase, with amino-acid sequence MRVLVQGKPVGSYPALPPEAERGSPRRITEVGEDILRRSCREVTEFGTPELSALIDDMFLTMYIADGAGLAANQVDVDLRLFVYDCPDDNGVRHVGHIINPVLDQPDPAERLLIEDAEGCLSVPGARMDVPRTDRTVVRGVDKDGNPLVIEGTGYFARCLQHEADHLSGHLYIDRLSKRDRKDALRQMTDLHEQVLARRVEKAAALGHQLQP; translated from the coding sequence GTGCGCGTCCTGGTGCAGGGGAAACCCGTCGGCTCCTATCCGGCGCTGCCCCCCGAGGCCGAGCGCGGTTCACCGCGCCGGATCACCGAGGTCGGTGAAGACATTCTGCGCCGCTCCTGCCGGGAGGTGACCGAGTTCGGCACGCCCGAGCTGAGCGCCCTCATCGACGACATGTTCCTCACCATGTACATCGCCGACGGTGCCGGGCTGGCCGCCAATCAGGTCGACGTCGATCTGCGGCTGTTCGTCTACGACTGTCCGGACGACAACGGCGTCCGGCATGTCGGCCACATCATCAACCCCGTCCTGGACCAGCCCGATCCGGCCGAGCGGCTGCTCATCGAGGACGCCGAGGGCTGTCTGTCCGTACCGGGCGCGCGGATGGACGTACCGCGCACCGACCGCACCGTGGTCCGCGGCGTCGACAAGGACGGCAACCCGCTGGTGATCGAGGGCACCGGCTACTTCGCCCGCTGTCTGCAGCACGAGGCCGACCATCTCTCGGGGCATCTCTACATCGACCGGCTCTCCAAGCGCGACCGCAAGGACGCGCTGCGGCAGATGACGGACCTCCATGAGCAGGTCCTCGCCCGGCGCGTGGAAAAGGCGGCGGCCCTGGGCCACCAGCTGCAGCCCTGA
- a CDS encoding DUF2269 domain-containing protein → MQQLTRPVRRGLLVVHVVVSVGWLGLSLGMLALGITGAVADSAEEAGAMYRSMNVLGDWLLIPISLLALASGIVLSLGTPWGLARHRWVYVKFWLTLVTTGATAFALRASIDAAMADVVAGRAVGATTDLIVAPSVSLGVYTFLTAISVTKPWGLTARGRRLRAIKHR, encoded by the coding sequence ATGCAGCAGCTCACCCGCCCCGTCCGCCGGGGCCTCCTCGTCGTGCATGTCGTCGTCTCCGTCGGATGGCTCGGGCTGTCCCTCGGGATGCTGGCCCTGGGGATCACCGGGGCCGTGGCCGACTCGGCCGAAGAGGCCGGGGCGATGTACCGGTCCATGAATGTGCTGGGCGACTGGCTGCTGATTCCGATCAGCCTGCTGGCGCTGGCCAGCGGGATTGTGCTGTCGCTGGGGACGCCCTGGGGGCTGGCCCGCCACCGGTGGGTGTACGTGAAGTTCTGGCTGACGCTGGTCACCACCGGCGCCACGGCGTTCGCCCTGCGCGCCAGTATCGACGCCGCGATGGCCGATGTGGTGGCAGGCCGGGCGGTCGGGGCGACCACGGATCTGATCGTGGCGCCGTCGGTCAGCCTGGGCGTCTATACGTTCCTCACCGCGATCTCGGTGACCAAGCCCTGGGGGCTGACCGCCCGGGGGCGCCGGCTGCGGGCGATAAAGCACCGATAA
- a CDS encoding FAD-dependent oxidoreductase, with amino-acid sequence MTIAIVGAGLGGLALARVLHVNGIDAVVYEREASRDARGQGGMLDIHSGQRALREAGLIDQFHAIARGEGQDMRLLEPDGTLLLQEDTPDDAPLERPEVDRADLRNLLLDSLPEGVVRWGRAFTSADSGLLRFADGSSATYDLLVGADGAQSRVRALLTDARPEHIGQNIVEVGIPDIDHTHPDLAAMVGRGNYWVLGNGLSLAAQRNGDGRVRIGLSFYNTAEDWFATSGIPFDDPAAARARLIDLLAGWDSRFTALIAACDDTVVPRSITTLPIGLTWPSTPDVTLLGDAAHLMPPVGEGANMALLDGALLGLALAAHPDDFPAAVKEYEREMFERTSAAARMSAGMQELLMSPDAAQKLLAFFQPD; translated from the coding sequence ATGACCATCGCCATTGTCGGAGCCGGCTTGGGCGGCTTGGCCCTTGCCCGGGTGCTGCATGTGAACGGCATCGACGCCGTCGTATATGAACGTGAAGCGTCACGCGATGCGCGCGGTCAGGGCGGCATGCTCGACATCCACTCCGGCCAGCGGGCGCTGCGCGAGGCCGGTCTGATCGACCAGTTCCACGCGATTGCCCGTGGCGAAGGCCAGGACATGCGTCTTCTCGAACCGGACGGCACCCTGCTGCTCCAGGAGGACACGCCCGACGACGCCCCGCTCGAACGACCCGAGGTCGACCGCGCCGATCTGCGCAACCTGCTGCTGGATTCCCTCCCCGAAGGCGTGGTGCGCTGGGGGCGCGCGTTCACCTCCGCCGACAGCGGCCTGCTGCGCTTCGCCGACGGCAGCAGTGCGACGTATGACCTGCTGGTCGGCGCGGACGGCGCGCAGTCCCGGGTCCGCGCGCTGCTCACCGACGCCCGTCCGGAACATATCGGCCAGAACATCGTCGAGGTCGGCATTCCCGATATCGACCACACGCACCCCGACCTCGCGGCGATGGTCGGGCGCGGTAACTACTGGGTGCTCGGCAACGGACTGTCCCTGGCGGCGCAGCGCAACGGCGACGGCCGCGTTCGCATCGGCCTCAGCTTCTACAACACCGCCGAGGACTGGTTCGCCACCAGCGGGATCCCGTTCGACGACCCGGCCGCCGCCCGGGCGCGGCTGATCGACCTGCTCGCCGGCTGGGATTCACGGTTCACCGCGCTGATCGCGGCCTGCGACGACACGGTCGTGCCGCGGTCGATCACCACGCTCCCGATCGGCCTGACCTGGCCGTCGACGCCGGACGTCACGCTGCTCGGCGATGCCGCGCACCTGATGCCGCCGGTGGGAGAGGGCGCCAACATGGCGCTGCTCGACGGCGCCCTGCTCGGTCTCGCGCTGGCCGCGCACCCGGACGACTTTCCCGCCGCGGTCAAGGAATACGAACGCGAGATGTTCGAACGCACCAGCGCTGCCGCCCGGATGTCCGCGGGCATGCAGGAATTGCTGATGTCGCCGGACGCCGCCCAGAAACTGCTCGCATTCTTCCAACCTGACTGA
- the trxA gene encoding thioredoxin, whose amino-acid sequence MSLTHTGGVATVTDATFGEEVLTAELPVLVKFTASWCPPCRMIAPVLAEIAQEEGHRLKVVQLDVDENPSTTNAYGVLSMPTLMLFRAGEPVRSLVGARSKRRLLEELAEAI is encoded by the coding sequence ATGTCGCTGACACACACCGGGGGAGTGGCCACGGTCACGGACGCCACCTTCGGCGAGGAGGTACTGACGGCCGAGCTGCCGGTGCTGGTGAAGTTCACCGCCTCGTGGTGCCCGCCGTGCCGGATGATCGCGCCGGTGCTGGCGGAGATCGCGCAGGAGGAGGGCCACCGGCTGAAGGTCGTGCAGCTCGACGTGGACGAGAACCCGTCCACCACCAACGCGTACGGGGTGCTGTCGATGCCGACGCTGATGCTGTTCCGGGCGGGCGAGCCGGTGCGGTCGCTGGTCGGGGCCCGCAGCAAGCGGCGGCTGCTGGAGGAGCTCGCCGAGGCGATCTGA
- a CDS encoding class I SAM-dependent methyltransferase, producing the protein MDTQFWDDLYRSRDQLFSGAPNGVLVTEIADLPPGQALDVGCGEGADAIWLARRGWQVTAVDISRAALERAVAAATDVEGRVAWTRADLTGTPPPAAAFDLVSVHYFPLAHQPDHTALRGLLDAVAPGGTLLFATHALADLSPDPEQGFDPGDYYQPDEIARLLDDDWTVLINETRPRTAPAPAGTHHTQDTVLRARRLR; encoded by the coding sequence ATGGACACACAGTTCTGGGATGACTTGTATCGCAGCCGCGACCAGCTCTTCAGCGGCGCGCCCAACGGAGTGCTCGTCACCGAGATCGCCGATCTGCCGCCGGGGCAGGCGCTCGACGTGGGATGCGGTGAGGGCGCCGATGCCATCTGGCTGGCCCGGCGCGGCTGGCAGGTCACGGCGGTCGACATCTCCCGGGCCGCCCTGGAACGCGCCGTCGCGGCCGCCACGGACGTCGAGGGCCGCGTGGCGTGGACCCGCGCCGACCTGACCGGCACGCCGCCCCCGGCCGCCGCGTTCGACCTGGTGTCCGTCCACTACTTCCCGCTCGCACACCAGCCGGACCACACCGCGCTGCGCGGCCTGCTGGACGCCGTCGCGCCCGGCGGCACCCTGCTCTTCGCCACCCACGCCCTCGCCGATCTGTCCCCGGACCCCGAGCAGGGCTTCGACCCCGGCGACTACTACCAGCCCGACGAGATCGCCAGGCTCCTCGACGACGACTGGACCGTCCTGATCAACGAAACCCGGCCACGTACCGCTCCCGCCCCCGCCGGCACCCATCACACCCAGGACACCGTCCTGCGAGCACGACGCCTGCGGTAA
- a CDS encoding GNAT family N-acetyltransferase, which yields MSDFEIRRATADDIPAIVAMLADDPLGAHRESTDDPAPYRAAFDRLDQDPQQRLVVAVRDGRTVGTLQLTVIPGLSRRGATRSIIEGVRIHSEERGGGLGTQLIEWAVEESRREGCALVQLTSDATRIDAHRFYERLGFEASHVGFKLPLG from the coding sequence ATGAGCGACTTCGAGATACGGCGCGCGACCGCCGACGACATCCCGGCGATCGTGGCCATGCTCGCGGACGACCCGCTCGGCGCCCACCGGGAGTCCACGGACGACCCGGCCCCGTACCGCGCCGCCTTCGACCGTCTGGACCAGGATCCCCAGCAGCGGCTGGTCGTCGCGGTCCGGGACGGCCGCACCGTCGGAACGCTCCAGCTGACCGTGATCCCCGGGCTGTCGCGGCGCGGCGCCACCCGCTCGATCATCGAGGGGGTCCGGATCCACTCCGAGGAGCGGGGCGGCGGGCTCGGCACCCAGCTGATCGAATGGGCCGTCGAGGAGTCGCGCCGCGAGGGGTGCGCCCTGGTGCAGCTCACCTCGGACGCGACCCGTATCGACGCCCACCGCTTCTACGAGCGGCTCGGCTTCGAGGCCAGCCACGTCGGCTTCAAGCTCCCGCTGGGCTGA
- a CDS encoding SGNH/GDSL hydrolase family protein produces the protein MRSSTLRLSASLLALTTVMAASGTATARPGGPVPGRDRPGTGWSAGWAAPVQRPSAGFEKNWAESGFAERTAQTLRQVVRVTGGGTAARIRLSNRYGTAPLRIAGATIARTAHGASVQGASLRALTFGHRRPVEIPAGGETVSDAAPLRVAPRQPVTVTLYFDRPTGAATFHAQAYARSYRADGDHRADRTGTAFTETTHSWYYLSDVEVAGGPGHPGAVVAFGDSITDGFGSTDDADHRWPDLLAERLAAAGTPRPVLNSGIGGNLLLHDSAWYGDRAGARFRRDVLDKPGVRSVILLEGLNDIGFSEVDLPTYKPNPQVSAEQVIEGYRELIALAHARGIKVIGGTILPFKGAEYHTPRSEAKRAAINEWIRTSGAFDAVVDFATVMASPSDPLRLDPAYDSGDFKHPNDVGYRRMAEAIDLATL, from the coding sequence ATGCGCTCGTCCACGCTTCGCCTCAGCGCCTCCCTGCTCGCTCTCACCACCGTCATGGCCGCCTCCGGGACGGCCACCGCCCGGCCCGGAGGCCCGGTCCCCGGCCGCGACCGGCCGGGGACCGGCTGGTCGGCCGGGTGGGCCGCCCCCGTCCAGCGCCCCAGCGCGGGCTTCGAGAAGAACTGGGCCGAGAGCGGCTTCGCCGAGCGCACCGCCCAGACCCTGCGTCAGGTCGTCCGGGTCACCGGTGGCGGCACGGCCGCCCGGATCCGGCTGTCGAACCGCTATGGCACCGCGCCGCTGCGGATCGCGGGCGCGACCATCGCCCGTACCGCACACGGCGCCTCCGTACAGGGCGCGAGCCTGCGCGCGCTGACCTTCGGGCACCGGCGGCCGGTGGAGATCCCGGCGGGCGGTGAGACGGTGAGCGACGCGGCCCCGCTGCGCGTGGCGCCGCGTCAGCCGGTCACGGTCACGCTGTACTTCGACCGCCCCACCGGCGCCGCCACCTTCCACGCCCAGGCATACGCCCGCAGCTACCGCGCGGACGGCGACCATCGTGCCGACCGCACCGGGACGGCCTTCACCGAGACCACCCACTCCTGGTACTACCTCTCCGATGTCGAGGTCGCCGGCGGCCCCGGCCACCCGGGCGCGGTGGTGGCGTTCGGCGACTCGATCACCGACGGCTTCGGCTCGACCGACGACGCCGACCACCGCTGGCCGGATCTGCTGGCCGAGCGCCTCGCGGCCGCGGGCACCCCGCGCCCCGTCCTCAACTCCGGGATCGGCGGCAATCTGCTGCTGCACGATTCGGCCTGGTACGGGGACCGGGCGGGCGCCCGCTTCCGACGCGATGTCCTGGACAAGCCGGGCGTACGGTCGGTGATCCTGCTCGAGGGGCTCAACGACATCGGCTTCAGCGAGGTGGATCTGCCCACCTACAAGCCCAATCCGCAGGTGTCGGCGGAGCAGGTGATCGAGGGGTACCGGGAGCTGATCGCCCTGGCCCATGCCCGCGGTATCAAGGTCATCGGCGGAACGATCCTCCCGTTCAAGGGCGCTGAGTACCACACCCCGCGCTCGGAGGCGAAGCGTGCCGCGATCAACGAGTGGATCCGCACCTCGGGCGCCTTCGACGCGGTCGTCGACTTCGCGACGGTCATGGCCTCGCCGTCCGATCCGCTGCGGCTGGACCCGGCGTACGACTCGGGCGACTTCAAGCATCCGAACGACGTGGGCTACCGGCGGATGGCCGAAGCCATCGACCTCGCGACGCTGTGA
- a CDS encoding globin domain-containing protein: MDAPTTTSSAGSDGSGGNSGDWGWFTPSRPPAEERGSPDRQSDERAPSRPVNPIRPVGTGADRRTPVEPPPAPGPGSSGPRAGERRVDERRAPGPAAPGPTPPRREEHQRPDEAPAPQDVRPGPDSPFAIPETASPDAILLRRTMAEVEPISDKVTSYFYALLFVQHPELRPLFPAAMDAQRDRLFKAILTAARLIDDPDILTEFLTRLGRGHRKYGTQPEHYPAVGECLIGALTRYAVTTWTDEAEAAWVRAYTAISQIMIDAAAEDELRAPAWWQAEVVGHEPRTHDIAVITVRPDQPYPFRAGQYTSVETPWWPRVWRHYSFASAPRSDGLLSFHVKAIPAGWVSSALVHRARPGDVIRLGPPAGSMTVDHSSDNGLLCLGGGTGIAPIKALVEDVADYGRHRPVEVFYGARNDHDLYDIDTMLRLAQKHPWLAVRPVVSDGPTNGLSGRLPDAVRQYGPWNAFDAYLSGPPGMIRSGVDALVGIGIPSHRIRHDSIEELAAAAE; this comes from the coding sequence ATGGACGCTCCGACCACCACATCGTCGGCCGGCAGTGACGGCTCCGGCGGAAACAGTGGCGACTGGGGCTGGTTCACCCCGAGCAGGCCACCGGCCGAGGAGCGGGGGTCCCCGGACCGGCAGAGCGACGAGCGTGCGCCCAGCCGTCCGGTGAATCCGATACGGCCGGTCGGCACCGGAGCCGACCGTCGTACGCCCGTGGAGCCGCCCCCCGCGCCCGGTCCGGGGTCGTCCGGCCCGCGGGCGGGCGAACGCCGGGTGGACGAGCGCCGGGCCCCCGGCCCCGCGGCCCCCGGTCCCACGCCCCCCAGGCGCGAGGAGCATCAGCGTCCCGATGAGGCCCCGGCCCCGCAGGACGTCCGGCCCGGCCCGGACTCGCCGTTCGCCATCCCCGAGACCGCCTCGCCCGACGCGATCCTCCTGCGCCGCACGATGGCCGAAGTCGAGCCCATCAGCGACAAGGTCACCTCGTACTTCTACGCGCTGCTCTTCGTCCAGCACCCCGAGCTGCGGCCGCTCTTCCCCGCCGCCATGGATGCCCAGCGCGACCGGCTGTTCAAGGCGATACTGACCGCCGCCCGGCTCATCGACGACCCCGACATCCTCACCGAGTTCCTCACCCGGCTCGGCCGCGGCCACCGTAAGTACGGCACCCAGCCCGAGCACTACCCCGCCGTCGGCGAATGCCTGATCGGCGCGCTCACCCGCTACGCGGTCACCACCTGGACCGACGAGGCCGAGGCCGCCTGGGTGCGTGCCTACACCGCGATCTCCCAGATCATGATCGACGCCGCCGCCGAGGACGAACTGCGCGCCCCCGCGTGGTGGCAGGCCGAGGTGGTCGGGCATGAGCCGCGCACCCACGACATCGCCGTGATCACCGTCCGCCCGGACCAGCCGTACCCCTTTCGGGCGGGCCAGTACACCTCAGTGGAAACGCCCTGGTGGCCGCGGGTGTGGCGGCACTATTCGTTCGCCTCGGCGCCGCGCTCCGACGGGCTGCTCTCCTTCCATGTGAAGGCCATTCCGGCCGGATGGGTGTCCTCCGCGCTGGTGCACCGGGCCCGCCCCGGCGATGTGATCCGCCTCGGGCCCCCCGCCGGGTCCATGACGGTCGACCACTCCAGCGACAACGGGCTGCTCTGCCTGGGCGGCGGCACCGGTATCGCGCCGATCAAGGCGCTGGTCGAGGACGTCGCCGACTACGGCCGCCACCGTCCGGTCGAGGTCTTCTACGGCGCCCGCAATGATCACGACCTGTACGACATCGACACCATGCTGCGGCTGGCGCAGAAGCATCCGTGGCTCGCTGTCCGCCCCGTCGTCTCCGACGGCCCGACCAACGGCCTCAGCGGCCGGCTGCCGGACGCCGTGCGGCAGTACGGCCCGTGGAACGCGTTCGACGCGTATCTCTCCGGGCCGCCCGGGATGATCCGCAGCGGTGTCGACGCCCTGGTGGGCATCGGTATTCCGTCCCACCGCATCCGGCACGACTCCATCGAGGAGCTCGCCGCGGCCGCGGAATAG
- a CDS encoding serine hydrolase domain-containing protein, with amino-acid sequence MTTRDADEFTEPLPATRRALLRRVALGQAEGRAPSLVGAVVREGRLVWTGSRGRVDEAAPDADTQYRIGSLTKTFVAVLVMRLRDEGLLDLGDPLAKHLDVPQAEGATVAQLLSHTSGLAAEARGPWWERTPGALRPETADIFGERPLVHPAGRRHHYSNPGFALLGALVERLRGAPWGEVLAHEVLEPLGMGRTSLEPRAPHAGGWAVHPWADVLLPEPAEDTGRMGPAGQLWSTAGDLARFAAFLLDGDARVLGTESLAEMRVPAVAPEERDWDGGYGLGTQLVRHGGRFLHGHTGSMPGFLASLWVSAEDRLAGIALANTTSGPAIGAIAADLIGIVAEHEPRIPEPWRPLTEADPALLALTGPWYWGPRAYHLRLRADRGLELSPATQGGRASRFKAEPDGTWTGLDGYYAGETLRVVEGEGDAPAHLDLGTFVFTREPYAPDGVVPGGVDEEGWRAL; translated from the coding sequence ATGACCACACGCGACGCGGATGAGTTCACGGAGCCGCTGCCCGCCACCCGCCGTGCCCTGCTGCGGCGCGTCGCCCTCGGCCAGGCCGAGGGCCGTGCCCCGTCCCTGGTGGGGGCCGTGGTGCGGGAGGGTCGGCTGGTGTGGACGGGCTCGCGCGGCCGCGTGGACGAAGCCGCACCGGACGCCGACACCCAGTACCGCATCGGCTCCTTGACCAAGACCTTCGTGGCGGTGCTGGTGATGCGGCTGCGTGACGAGGGGCTGCTGGACCTCGGCGATCCGCTGGCCAAGCATCTGGACGTGCCGCAGGCCGAGGGCGCGACCGTGGCCCAGCTCCTCTCCCACACCTCGGGGCTCGCCGCCGAGGCCCGCGGCCCGTGGTGGGAGCGCACGCCCGGGGCGCTGCGGCCCGAGACGGCCGATATCTTCGGCGAGCGCCCGCTGGTCCATCCCGCGGGCCGCCGTCACCACTACTCCAACCCCGGTTTCGCGCTGCTCGGCGCGCTGGTCGAGCGGTTGCGCGGGGCGCCCTGGGGCGAGGTGCTGGCCCATGAGGTGCTGGAGCCGCTGGGGATGGGGCGCACGTCGCTGGAGCCGCGCGCCCCGCACGCTGGGGGCTGGGCCGTGCACCCCTGGGCGGATGTGCTGCTGCCCGAGCCGGCCGAGGACACCGGGCGGATGGGCCCGGCCGGGCAGCTCTGGTCGACCGCCGGGGACCTGGCCCGCTTCGCCGCCTTCCTGCTGGACGGGGACGCGCGGGTGCTCGGCACGGAGTCGCTCGCCGAGATGCGGGTGCCCGCCGTCGCCCCCGAGGAGAGGGACTGGGACGGCGGCTATGGCCTGGGGACCCAGCTCGTCCGGCACGGCGGGCGGTTCCTCCATGGCCACACCGGCTCCATGCCCGGCTTCCTGGCGTCGCTGTGGGTGAGCGCCGAGGACCGGCTGGCCGGGATCGCGCTGGCCAACACCACCTCGGGGCCCGCGATCGGCGCCATCGCCGCCGACCTCATAGGGATCGTGGCGGAGCACGAGCCGCGTATCCCCGAGCCCTGGCGGCCGCTGACCGAGGCCGATCCGGCGCTGCTGGCGCTGACCGGCCCCTGGTACTGGGGCCCTCGCGCCTACCATCTGCGGCTGCGCGCGGACCGCGGTCTGGAGCTCTCCCCGGCCACCCAGGGAGGCCGGGCCTCGCGCTTCAAGGCCGAGCCGGACGGCACCTGGACGGGGCTCGACGGCTATTACGCGGGGGAGACGCTGCGGGTGGTCGAGGGGGAGGGCGACGCCCCCGCCCATCTGGACCTGGGCACCTTCGTGTTCACCCGGGAGCCCTACGCCCCGGACGGCGTGGTGCCCGGCGGGGTCGATGAGGAGGGCTGGCGGGCGCTCTGA
- a CDS encoding HAD family hydrolase, whose translation MTRLHLFDLDGTLIHGSAAAIEISRQLGLEREIAALERAFAGGELTTAQFAERACALWEELTEAHVAAAFEGAPWLAGIREVWADIRARGERCAVISLSPGFFVSRLLEWGADATYGSAWPAVPFREPVDPAGILTPAAKVRIADELCAKFGLTREHCVAYGDSLSDAELFSVVPVSVAVNADHHVSEIASHAYAGRDLREAYELMGNRT comes from the coding sequence ATGACCAGACTGCATCTGTTCGATCTGGACGGCACACTCATCCACGGCTCCGCCGCCGCGATCGAGATCTCCCGGCAGCTCGGTCTGGAGCGGGAGATCGCCGCGCTGGAGCGGGCGTTCGCGGGCGGGGAGCTGACGACGGCCCAGTTCGCCGAGCGGGCCTGCGCGCTGTGGGAGGAGCTGACGGAGGCCCATGTGGCGGCGGCGTTCGAAGGAGCGCCGTGGCTGGCGGGTATCCGTGAGGTGTGGGCGGACATCCGGGCGCGGGGCGAGCGCTGTGCGGTGATTTCACTCTCGCCGGGCTTCTTCGTGTCGCGGCTGCTGGAGTGGGGCGCGGACGCCACCTACGGATCGGCCTGGCCCGCCGTGCCGTTCCGGGAGCCGGTGGATCCGGCGGGGATCCTGACCCCGGCCGCGAAGGTCCGGATCGCCGATGAACTCTGTGCGAAGTTCGGGTTGACCAGGGAACACTGCGTGGCCTACGGGGATTCCCTCTCGGACGCGGAGCTGTTCTCGGTGGTGCCGGTCTCGGTCGCCGTGAACGCCGACCACCATGTGAGCGAAATCGCATCCCACGCCTATGCCGGACGTGATCTCCGAGAGGCTTACGAATTGATGGGTAACCGCACGTAA
- a CDS encoding MarR family winged helix-turn-helix transcriptional regulator: MPEKAHSAVAPPAGQALAQGWCALSSLHGRIETHIERALQAGHDLSVREFSVLNVLSGQHDGDGGHLQMKQLADSVVLSQSATTRLVTRLEDRGLLSRYICPGDRRGIYTNVSDDGLKLLEEARPTHDAALREALADAARRPELAPLVAAVERLTATY, from the coding sequence ATGCCGGAGAAGGCGCACAGCGCCGTCGCCCCGCCCGCAGGGCAGGCGCTCGCCCAGGGCTGGTGCGCCCTGTCCTCCCTGCACGGCCGGATAGAGACGCATATCGAGCGTGCGCTGCAGGCCGGGCACGACCTGAGCGTCCGCGAATTCTCCGTGCTCAACGTCCTCAGCGGACAGCACGACGGCGACGGCGGACATCTGCAGATGAAGCAGCTCGCCGACTCCGTCGTGCTCAGCCAGAGCGCCACGACCCGGCTGGTCACCCGGCTGGAGGACCGTGGGCTGCTCTCCCGCTACATCTGCCCCGGCGACCGCCGCGGCATCTACACCAACGTCAGCGACGACGGGCTCAAGCTCCTGGAGGAAGCGCGGCCGACGCACGACGCGGCGCTGCGCGAGGCCCTGGCCGACGCCGCCCGGCGGCCGGAGCTGGCACCGCTGGTCGCCGCCGTCGAGAGGCTGACGGCGACGTACTGA
- a CDS encoding integrase, with product MGATNHPNHPAPARQLQDCPRWRKAHARHPDVLAAQRRERARVRSERQQRRSRPKAA from the coding sequence ATGGGCGCCACCAACCACCCCAACCACCCCGCGCCGGCCCGCCAACTCCAGGACTGCCCGCGCTGGCGCAAAGCCCACGCCCGCCACCCCGACGTCCTGGCCGCCCAACGCCGAGAACGCGCCCGCGTCCGCAGCGAACGCCAACAACGCCGGAGCCGCCCGAAAGCCGCCTGA
- a CDS encoding TetR/AcrR family transcriptional regulator: MLVWERPEPPNRPVPAPLSRERIVRAAIQLADADGLDAVSLRKVATALDVRPMRLYGYIAGKEELLDLMVDAVHAEIRPVGDGWREVLRSLAEATRHAAHEHEWLADLLGGRPQLGPHALATGEAVVAALDDVDVDAIMPVVAAMNAYVIGAVRREIAERRAERATGMDEKRWQASLGPYLERTFATGRFPALATVVRDAAHLDADHTFRIGLDCMLDGIEARISR; this comes from the coding sequence ATGTTGGTGTGGGAAAGGCCGGAGCCACCGAATCGACCCGTGCCGGCCCCGTTGAGCCGGGAGCGGATCGTACGAGCGGCGATCCAGCTGGCCGACGCGGACGGCCTGGACGCGGTGTCGCTGCGCAAGGTCGCCACCGCGCTGGACGTCCGTCCGATGCGGCTGTACGGCTACATCGCCGGCAAGGAGGAGTTGCTCGACCTGATGGTCGACGCGGTCCACGCCGAGATCCGGCCGGTCGGAGACGGCTGGCGGGAGGTGCTCCGGTCTCTTGCCGAGGCCACTCGGCACGCCGCTCACGAGCACGAATGGCTCGCCGATCTCCTGGGCGGCCGACCCCAGCTCGGGCCGCACGCGCTGGCCACCGGGGAGGCCGTGGTGGCCGCACTGGACGACGTCGACGTGGACGCCATCATGCCGGTGGTCGCCGCGATGAACGCGTATGTGATCGGCGCGGTGCGTCGGGAGATCGCCGAGCGGCGTGCCGAGCGGGCCACCGGGATGGACGAGAAGCGCTGGCAGGCGTCACTCGGGCCCTATCTGGAGCGAACCTTCGCCACTGGCCGATTCCCCGCGCTGGCCACGGTGGTGCGCGATGCCGCCCACCTGGATGCCGACCACACCTTCCGGATCGGTCTCGACTGCATGCTCGACGGCATCGAAGCCCGTATCTCAAGGTGA